A part of Salmo salar chromosome ssa18, Ssal_v3.1, whole genome shotgun sequence genomic DNA contains:
- the LOC106577958 gene encoding butyrophilin subfamily 1 member A1 isoform X3 — protein sequence MEQSTDEKLHEVDVTLDVDTAHPNLLIDGKSVCWIKETPQRLCNEKMFDEDPYVLGIMGRAWRTYWEVNVEKKDDWVLGVTKATANRKGQLVLSPANGFWVISLSNGGRLKAMDDKEHVLDKDIPDKVAIFLDYKEKKVMFFNAEDGSHIYSFTNGPSYEDDVRPLFSPWNNDIDPITILSIETKHPKSSKALKITSTSINRVLHCDGELHLSGLNYTNDD from the exons ATGGAGCAGTCAACCG aTGAGAAGTTACATGAAG TGGATGTAACTCTGGATGTGGACACAGCTCACCCTAACCTACTGATAGATGGTAAATCAGTATGCTGGATAAAGGAAACACCACAGAGACTGTGTAATGAGAAGATGTTTGATGAAGATCCCTATGTGTTGGGCATTATGGGCCGTGCTTGGAGGACCTACTGGGAGGTGAATGTGGAGAAGAAGGATGACTGGGTACTTGGTGTTACGAAGGCAACAGCTAACAGGAAGGGACAATTAGTTCTCAGCCCTGCCAATGGCTTCTGGGTAATCAGTCTGTCCAATGGGGGAAGACTGAAAGCCATGGATGATAAGGAGCATGTTCTTGACAAAGATATTCCAGATAAAGTTGCTATCTTTCTAGATTATAAGGAAAAGAAGGTGATGTTCTTTAATGCAGAAGATGGTTCACACATCTACTCATTTACCAACGGACCAAGTTATGAGGATGATGTTCGCCCACTTTTCTCACCCTGGAACAATGATATAGATCCAATCACAATTTTGTCAATTGAAACTAAACATCCTAAATCATCTAAAGCATTAAAGATCACCTCTACATCTATCAATAGGGTACTTCATTGTGATGGAGAGCTACACTTGAGTGGTCTTAACTACACTAATGATGATTAA
- the LOC106577958 gene encoding butyrophilin subfamily 1 member A1 isoform X1, with the protein MGGCCSRTSVEDKTVIEQPKTPPKQDASVQTMEQSTDEKLHEVDVTLDVDTAHPNLLIDGKSVCWIKETPQRLCNEKMFDEDPYVLGIMGRAWRTYWEVNVEKKDDWVLGVTKATANRKGQLVLSPANGFWVISLSNGGRLKAMDDKEHVLDKDIPDKVAIFLDYKEKKVMFFNAEDGSHIYSFTNGPSYEDDVRPLFSPWNNDIDPITILSIETKHPKSSKALKITSTSINRVLHCDGELHLSGLNYTNDD; encoded by the exons atGG GTGGCTGTTGCAGTAGAACATCTGTTGAAGACAAAACAG TTATTGAACAGCCAAAGACACCCCCTAAGCAAG ATGCATCAGTGCAGACCATGGAGCAGTCAACCG aTGAGAAGTTACATGAAG TGGATGTAACTCTGGATGTGGACACAGCTCACCCTAACCTACTGATAGATGGTAAATCAGTATGCTGGATAAAGGAAACACCACAGAGACTGTGTAATGAGAAGATGTTTGATGAAGATCCCTATGTGTTGGGCATTATGGGCCGTGCTTGGAGGACCTACTGGGAGGTGAATGTGGAGAAGAAGGATGACTGGGTACTTGGTGTTACGAAGGCAACAGCTAACAGGAAGGGACAATTAGTTCTCAGCCCTGCCAATGGCTTCTGGGTAATCAGTCTGTCCAATGGGGGAAGACTGAAAGCCATGGATGATAAGGAGCATGTTCTTGACAAAGATATTCCAGATAAAGTTGCTATCTTTCTAGATTATAAGGAAAAGAAGGTGATGTTCTTTAATGCAGAAGATGGTTCACACATCTACTCATTTACCAACGGACCAAGTTATGAGGATGATGTTCGCCCACTTTTCTCACCCTGGAACAATGATATAGATCCAATCACAATTTTGTCAATTGAAACTAAACATCCTAAATCATCTAAAGCATTAAAGATCACCTCTACATCTATCAATAGGGTACTTCATTGTGATGGAGAGCTACACTTGAGTGGTCTTAACTACACTAATGATGATTAA
- the LOC106577958 gene encoding butyrophilin subfamily 1 member A1 isoform X2, which translates to MGGCCSRTSVEDKTDASVQTMEQSTDEKLHEVDVTLDVDTAHPNLLIDGKSVCWIKETPQRLCNEKMFDEDPYVLGIMGRAWRTYWEVNVEKKDDWVLGVTKATANRKGQLVLSPANGFWVISLSNGGRLKAMDDKEHVLDKDIPDKVAIFLDYKEKKVMFFNAEDGSHIYSFTNGPSYEDDVRPLFSPWNNDIDPITILSIETKHPKSSKALKITSTSINRVLHCDGELHLSGLNYTNDD; encoded by the exons atGG GTGGCTGTTGCAGTAGAACATCTGTTGAAGACAAAACAG ATGCATCAGTGCAGACCATGGAGCAGTCAACCG aTGAGAAGTTACATGAAG TGGATGTAACTCTGGATGTGGACACAGCTCACCCTAACCTACTGATAGATGGTAAATCAGTATGCTGGATAAAGGAAACACCACAGAGACTGTGTAATGAGAAGATGTTTGATGAAGATCCCTATGTGTTGGGCATTATGGGCCGTGCTTGGAGGACCTACTGGGAGGTGAATGTGGAGAAGAAGGATGACTGGGTACTTGGTGTTACGAAGGCAACAGCTAACAGGAAGGGACAATTAGTTCTCAGCCCTGCCAATGGCTTCTGGGTAATCAGTCTGTCCAATGGGGGAAGACTGAAAGCCATGGATGATAAGGAGCATGTTCTTGACAAAGATATTCCAGATAAAGTTGCTATCTTTCTAGATTATAAGGAAAAGAAGGTGATGTTCTTTAATGCAGAAGATGGTTCACACATCTACTCATTTACCAACGGACCAAGTTATGAGGATGATGTTCGCCCACTTTTCTCACCCTGGAACAATGATATAGATCCAATCACAATTTTGTCAATTGAAACTAAACATCCTAAATCATCTAAAGCATTAAAGATCACCTCTACATCTATCAATAGGGTACTTCATTGTGATGGAGAGCTACACTTGAGTGGTCTTAACTACACTAATGATGATTAA